TAAAACGTCTAATTTAGTTTAAATTGgtacaaataatgaaaaataccgagcgtttggtaGAAGAGTATTTACTATCAACAGTATATACATGGACATTGTATACCGTGGCGTATTCAGGAATTTGTGAAAGGAAATGTTCTAACATTACTTTCGTTTTTGAAAGGGGCAGGGCACTCTCCAAatgcgttatttttaccttttttcaGCAAAGTTTTCTGACGAAAGGGGGAGGGGTTTCAACgcccggacccccccccccccccccccggatgcgccactggtatatatatatatcaacgaCGCGGATTTGCCATGCTTAAAAATCGAACAAGAATGACAGTTCCCAGCTTCATGTAAAGGATGTGTAACACAGCGATTGCTTCCTTTAGGACATCTTGCTTGTTACACCATATCACATGTCGGGTGCCCCTGTCTCACAGATGTTCATAATTATTAACGACACATGCTTATTAATTGACAAACCCTTAAAGGGGCATTCGCTGTCAGTTCTCACCCaacattgaattcaatgaaaattgctctatatcatatatttcagtcataacacaaatatttaataatattaaataccttTAAACCTCAAAACGGCCACTTGAATGTGTAATTTTGGCGATTAAATCATTGTCTTGCATGACACAAATTCTtccttgtatatattgttttacactaaaagcggttatctaacgtagaTTTATAAGGTTTCTCTTGGTTTTGTACCAAATAAATGTTTCTATCAATCATGaatataataatttatattcctatgccattgagagattttgaaaaaaaaatcattgtcaTCACTTTAAAAAGGTTCCGCCTAACCTGATACGCATGATGAACAGAGGATTTCATGAACAACGACAGATCAGTCAAGCGGTGCAACTCTAATGGTTTAAATTCTAATCTAACAAGTGGAGAATGTGAATGTCCAAATTTTAGATACTTCGAATTCCAGTTACTAATAATGTTTAAACATCAATCAATGGAGAACGTGTTAATTCTATGTTATCTCATTGTCAAAGGACAACGCACCATAATTTTGGATTCTcgcctacattttcaacttgTGTATTTCAAAAAGCTTTGCAACTTAGCTAatgagattttttaaattacatataattatataattgagtaaaaattgtttatcttcaattttcagTGAACATTTTTGCTGTGTTTTGGTTTCTAAAAATTTCCCCCGTAAAAAAACAAAAGTTGTGGCATACATTTGCTAAATGAcaatttctaatacatgtacatataaaaaagaatttgtATTTCAATAGGGGTGGGGGTGAAATACGCAATTTTAACCCAAATCATACAGTTATCTCTCTTcgttttgtcaaataaatcaacttttatgaaaattcattttaatatctatatgcaccaaaaaatcctttaaaatgataacttttaaaaattgatcagaaGGTAGCTATCGTTAGCTGTTCTCTGTTTCATCACTGGCGTAGTagttttttgattttttttattaagttaTGAAACACCTAGGATGATGCTTAGTGGCTGTTGCTTTCAATCTCTGAACAGGGCATTGTATAATAAATGTCGACAGGACACCGAGAGAACTTGTGTCTgttgcatgtaaatgtatatttcattttgacagAACATCGTGAGCACTTGCCTCTGTTGCATGTAAATGTGAAGAACatacaacatattttatttttccaatcaAGGCCCCTtaaggggcagcatgaaaatatatacaaatactgtatatacatatataagtaaAGAAAGAGATGATTACATAATACagttacatgcaaatatagTGTCATATGTCACACGGCAgctgtggccggtcgacaggggatgcttactcctcctaggcacctgatcccacctctggtgtgtccaggggtccgtgtttgcccaactctttattttgtattgcttataggagttatgagattgatcactgttcgttatcttcacctttaatattgtatatttcattttgacagAACACCGTGAGCACTTGTGTCTACTGcatgtcaatatatatttcaacagaGTTGTCATCAACTGAaggaagtttttaaaaaacaccgGCAAGTATATGATGAGAGAAACAGGTAccattgattgattattttacgtcccgctgagaatttttcactcatatttagTCATAActtagctgtaggtgaagtgccacaaatttagaaatacgagggttgttcgatatgtaatgtgtattgtacgatatctcaaaagcactcgactcaaatagtgaaatgaacgtTACATCTCTTCAAAGtattagcggtttgtactctacccgtttttggtcatctgtcaatatatgcggtatccatctggcagaaatctttcgtacttttaaaatgaaatgcacccgcgatagcgatatgccaacagctttggcaatatcacgaatcgtatatctgccatcactttcaattatttccctgacttttgagacatttaccttgcctgttacagtcacaggtcggccagattttgctgcatctttgacggactctgttcctgtcagaaatttctttctccacctacgaactgtctcataagataccttatcagacccataaacttctcccaattcagtaaaaatctgcattatcgaatgaccgagttttgtgcgaacttttatataagctttaatttcttcaatattcccaacccgtttcccaaccatttttacaacagtggtcaacgactggctctattgaaatgactaaagtttaaaactatgtaaaGCTGAAGGCTcgtttttatactgttgaacaggtattgaatagagctactCAAGAGTAtgatcatccacgaaatcgtgcaaagcgttatcgtgCTGtgatacaatacacattacatattgaaCAGCCCTCTTATGTTTAGCGCTacgggctgtagcagtgaggatcCTTACAGGACTTCCATTTTAAGGTCAATCCAAAGActcgtgattttcacttctaaatgccgagcatttggcgaaggagcaaccaTTACCTATGttaatgttaacgtcttaggcacgagcggggctcgaactcacaacctccagGTTACGAAGGGAACGTTCTACCACTGCGCTACCGCGATCGGTCGAAATTTGTACCATAACTTGCTCGTTAAAAAAGGTTTTCTCAAACTCTCGTTTTGAtttaaacacccccccccccccatttttaatAAACACCCGGCAAACTTCCTGTCtcttgaaaatttaaaacatcaagAGACTCAAGTTTGAGAAAAACCGGTTACTAACTCACACTAGTTATGAAATCTTTTGTTTGCTGTATGACATCTTCATAGACAAGTAAAAGTGTTAAACAAATGACTACCAATCATATACATATTAAAATCACATCTTTATTCAATAGCAATATACTTTAATACTATCAGTGTCTTTATTATCTCCCAATTGTCTATCCAAACCAATGGTTGCCCTGACAATCTCTGTTCCACTCTTTATCACAGATCCAGCACCAGTCTGTCTTACAAACACTACACGTCATGTGCATACAGCCCCCTGTAACAGACGCAATGTGACTTTGAGTAAGGCACAACTGGGGTTATGATGTGATCTATCTAAACAAAGGCATAGCAAGGGCAGTGGGAGAtgatcaaaaatacgtccgaggaattgaacatttaaaaatacaagaaggggggtaccggaagtcctgtccacaagcatcTGTGGAACAAGACTGACAgactcgaaattctaagttcaaaaggggcacaAATCCcagaaaaattgttgaaactGAATTTCCTGGGAacatgcacatctacatagtGTGTCAGTATCAACTATAAAGtctcacgaaattctgttgagcggtctcagaggagttgcactgacaaaACAAGAGGACAGACAGTCTCAAAagtctaagttcaaaaggggcataactcccagaaaattTATTGAATCGGAAAATAAAACACAGTTGACGTTAACGACATGCATTGTGACGTAATATCTAGCTTCGCTGATATTTAACTTcgctgttacatgtatcatcaacAACAAACCGTACGAGATGTCAAACAATACCTATCACAAactaatcccgtggggatccgggttagaataggtcctcagtaacctttgcttgtcgtaaaaggtgactaaatggagtggtcctttggatgagaccgcaaaaaccgaggtcccatgtcacagcaagtgtggcacgataaaaatccctccctgctcaaaggccataagcgccaagcataggcctaaatattgcagccctttaccggcggtggtgacgtctccatatgagtgaaatattctcaagagggatgttaaacaacattcaatcaatcaattaggAGAGCTCAACATGACTGACCGTGAACTACATACAATTCAGGAATATTGTTGTCACTGGTATAAGGTCTTTTGTTAGCacaaataattgaattgtttggGTTTTCCTCAAATGTACACGCTAAAAATAAtccacatatatacatgtatatccgaatggaatttttaaatattgatgtAATGCGtgcttacatattttttttttgcctaCTCATGCATGGTAAAAAGAAAGATAGTGCTATCACTGCCACACATACAGTGTATAGTCATTGATTATTTATCATCAAATTATGAAACAATATTGGTATATCGTTTTAcatattgtttatatctttattcTGGAAAATAGACCATTCAGTTGATACCTAAATATTTCGCATTTTAACATCATATTCTGTACGCAGCAACAGATGTGCTACAGGTCGTACAGGGATGTCTTGCACAAGTCACATGATTCCAACGAAAAAAATGAGGATAAACAATAGGTAGCCCAAACATTGGATTTTGAAGCAGAACTATAATCGATACACGTTACCATTAGAGCTCGCTATAATAACAAACATAGCAAAATTCAGATCTTAAATTCTGATTCAAATAAAATCTTATTGAACAAATATTCAAGCATCAAATACcgtggaatcattttaattcgtgggggccaatgttcATGTGTAAGCATTTTCCTGGTTTGTTGGGGCGTAATTTCATGGGTCAGCAATAATAACGATtccattgtttttgttttcacatTTAACAGCTtgattgaaagaaaaataatgggATTACTGATGTAACGATCCTATTAATACAACTTCATTGGAACTAtgttttaaatgattaaaaaaactatttaaaaaatttatttaagaaatgttcCAGGACACGTAAActcgtgggtaagagtgacccaaGAAATCCTTAAACATCAATCCCCACAAACAATCATGATTCCACTGAATCCATTGATGTCCCTACTTTTAAATGAAAGCAGGTCTTTGAAAAGTGACCTCACCTGATCTCTCTGTCTTTACTCTACACTTGGGACATGGTTTGGAGATTTTGTCAATGGTTTCCATGGATTCTAGTTCATTATGAGCTCTCATGGCCTGCTCAAGGCTATTATCTACCTCCTGTCAGAAAATAATGGGTCGATTAATACATACTTCCTTTAATGAGTTATGATAAGTATTTCCTCACGTCATGACATGAAACTTCttcaatgaaatatgaaaatagcCTCAATTGACAATCTAACTTTCTTTGTCAACTCCTTTGGCACGTAAATTCCTTGTTATGTAGTGATTACAATATAGTATTACTTGACGTGTTCATATAATTTCCTTTGTGTAGTGATTACAATATATTGTCTCACTTGATATGTTCATATGATTCCCTTTGTTTGtagaaattacaatatattatcTTACTTGATGAGTTCATATAATTTCCTTTGTGTGTAGTGATTACAATATATTGTCTTACTTGATGTGTTCATATAATTTCCTTTGTGTAGTGATTACAATATATTGTCTCACTTGATGAGTTCATATAATTACCTTTGTTTGTAGTGATTACAATATATTATCTTACTTGATGAGTTCATATAATTTCCTTTGTTTGTTGTGATTACAATATATTGTCTTACTTGAGGTGTTcatataattttctttgtctTTAGTGATTACAATATCTTATCTTACTTGACGTGTTCATATAATTTACTTTATGTaataattacaatatattgtctTCCTTGATGTGTTCGTGTTAATTTCCTTTGTGTGTAgtgattactatatatatagGTTCACTAGATGCGTTCGTGTAACTTCTTTGACGTCATTATTGGTTCACTAGACGCGTTCGTGTAACATCCTCGATGTGATCCGTCATTGGTTCAATAGACGCATTTACTTTGTGTAACTTCTTCGATGTAATCCATCATTGGTTCACTAGACGCGTACGTGTAACTTTTTCGATTTGATCTGTTATTGGTTGTATTCGCGGTACACTACAGTAGACAGGTAAACTTACACAGCAATGTGTTATATGTACAGTCACGAGTTAGATATCAAAATAGGTCATCACCTGGCCACGAGTTAGATATCAAAATAGGTCATCACCTGGCCGGATGCCCCTGCAGTGTGATGTGTGTTACATTCTTCTTCAGGATGATAGGCGTCTCGACACTCCCTACAGAATTCAAACTGTAAAAGCAAAATTGGTGTTCAACATTCagttatatttgaaaataattcaaatgctATATGTACAAAATTTACATAGTCTGAgagaaggttttttttttacaacaagcTCAGTGACTCTTTGATAAAGCTGACTTTTAAAATGGTGTAATGAATTATGTACATACCAGTGTCAAATTGCTCTTTATACAACTTTATACCATTTCCTGGAGTAAAACTATAGAGTGCTTACCCTACAGCTGGGACAGATGACTTTCTGGGACAGTTCCTCCAGCAGCAACCCTGCTCCACACCCCAGGGCAGGACACATCAGTCCCCCATTCTGTAACAGGTACTCTTCGGCCGCAAAGCTTTTGTATCTCTCATACTGGAACAAAATGTCTGCAACATTATTCTAAAACACAAGTTTTGTATCTCTgatattgaaacaaaatgtcaaTCTGCAACACTATTCTATATCAGAAAAGCTTTGTGTCTCTCATACTGGAACAAAATGTCTGCAACTTTAATCTACACCAGAGAAGTTTtgaatactgtggaatcattagaatttgtGGTAGCTCAATTCTAGACtagtggaattcgtgggtacccctcacccacaatttacatcctcaacaaATAGAGACCACTATTTACATTCCAGagtatctttcttacaaatataaaaatccgcgaaattacgtccccatgaACCCGTAAAACTTccgcaatccacgaaaattagCCCCCACAAAtctaaatgattctacagtattaTGACATTAAATTCTGATTGGCAATTAAATTGGACACGATCACAATTACACAGATACTGCAGACCCCTTCATTGCATGCCTTATGTGTTGGATTTATTATAGATACAGATACATAAATCAAACTTCCtatacttatataaaataaCAATTAAGCCAAAACAAattcatgcaagaaaattcCACAgctgaaatcaaaatatttgtctATATTATACCTGTTCTGTTCCCAGCAGACAAAAATGGTGAGGATCTTTAATCAATGAGTCAGGACACCCAGCTATAAATAGATCAGATAATTAGCACTAATTAATACTAATCTAACCATTCAGTGAGCTTAAATTGTACCTAAATATCACATATGAAAATGTGCCTAATATCCATTTTGCTTTtaacaaacaaaattaagatttaataataatcataaaatttaaatagcgccttaaaaaaaattactctaaggcgctttaaaagggtaagaagaggaattaaaaaacaacagttaaataaaattaaatgacaatgacataagatcttatatatgtaaaatgatcaaaataaaacactacttTTAAGATTGATTactaaaattgtttttatttcatccaTCAgtgcaaataaaaacaaaatattttgatatcggTTGTAACCCATACAAAGACAGTCCGGAAGTGCTGttgtcattatacatgtacgtacacaTGTGTTAATTACTTGAAATAAACACATTTGGATTTTCACCTGGACAAGGTAAGCTGTATCCAGCTCCCGGATCCTCCACAAATCGCCGCTCATTCAGCTGTGTGACGCAGTACGACAGAAAACATTCCATGCAAATCAGATGTTTTTTGTTACAGGGGAAACTCAAAACTGGATGTCTGTCAACAAAGTACAAATCAGATGTTTTTTGTCACAGGGGAAACTCAAAACTGGATGTCTGTCAACAAAGTACAACTATtccaaaaaattacaaaatatggtgTATGCTATCAGTTTAAGTTATCATTTCTATAATTAATGGAGAGTAACTGCTgtagaaaaatgtacaaaagaGTATCTTTtttatagttatacatgtatgtgcaccaATAAAATGTGAAACTATTGTACatcagtacatgtactatatataaGTAAATGTATACTTACTGTACatcagtacatgtactatatataaGTAAATGTATGCTTACTGGACatcagtacatgtactatatgtaAGTAAATGTATACTTACTGGACatcagtacatgtactatatataaGTAAATGTATGCTTACTGGACATCAGTACACGTACTATATATAAGTAAATGTATACTTACTGAACatcagtacatgtactatatgtaAGTAAATGTATACTTACTGGACATCAGTACAGGTGATGCACTCTTTGTTGCGTCTGTTAGGTTTAATGTGTCTCAGCACAGCACACTGACCTTGTAACTCCTCAAGGTCACTGTGATCTTTGGTACATTTAAAGTAAAACTTCTGGAAATAGAACAGTTACCTGTCACCATAGATTGGTTCATCATGAAGAAAAGAAACTGATTTTGTTTACTCTGTTGTGttagtctatttcatcagttttgaTGACAACAATGTCCAGTCATCACACATCATCTTTTCCCCGTTGATAATAAAGCTTTATGATATGCATGGGTTGATTTATTTGTCCTTCCACATCTCACAACGGTTTGGGCTATAGGCCCCTGATTCTGGCGTTCCCTTTTAATTACCTAATTACCTGATTATGTAAATACAATAACACATATATCAGAGGATAAAATCTTTTGGtaagatgtttttttttaagtacaTACAAGTATACCATCATCAGTTCTGAATACCTATTGACACACACATTTCACAGAGGTAAGATAGCTCAATGAAAACTTAATACAGTAGTTGTCATTATCAATATAAGAGAGACAACTGACTTACTGCTTTCTGTTGAGGTCCACAGTTCTGACAGTCTCCTTGTATTCTGCCTTGTTGAAGCACGTCGTCAAAGCTACCAGGTTCCTTGATAAAATACACAAAAGAGAAACAAGTCCTGACAACAAAAATTTTTTAACACATACTGCTGTGGTGGTTTGATGGGTTCAATCGCTGGTGGCCAAAGATAGCTCAGGTGGAAGAACACCTGTTTTCCGAGGACgcagtctataactgttttgttatatacACCTTCATTCTTTTTAGGTTGCTTTTACCAGATgtacatggtttgttgactttgaagTTTTAACAATTCAGAGTGATTGTGTTCATTTATCACTGTACCCGCTAGttaaaaagaaaacacacaatctaattaaaattagatcctttgatccactcacgtatatcgctacacacgatatacgtgagcggatcaaaggatttaatcttaattagattgaaacATACCCAATATTcttatcatattttcatgtatTAAATTCTGCATTTCATCATCAGTCAAATCAGCCAACCTCACCATTACATAAACAAAGCAGTAGGCCGAAAATCATGTAACTTGCATAGCCAATAGAAATAGTGCATTTACATGATACTGCTCTATAACTAACTCCTGATGGAGGATTATAGATAGTCATTTGACCGAATGAACTGCAATTGTCCTGATGGAGGGTGTCATTTCCCCCAACCAAACTAATGGAGGATGTCATCTCCCTCAACCAAACAAATGGAGGAGGATACAATGTTAGGATCATATTGTTTTCTGACTGATTGATGATACTGTTTTCTGACTGATTGATGGAGGATGGTATTAAGCCTCCTAACTTAGACAATGATATTGCCCATAACTGACCTGATGGACAATGATATTGCCTGTAACTGACCTGATGGACAATGATATTGCCTGTAACTGACCTGATGGACAATGATATTTCCTGTAACTGACCTGATGGACAATGATATTGCCTGTAACTGACCTGATGGAGGATGATTTTGCCTTGGTGACATTTTTCACACACCACTCTCAGTTTTCCAGGTTGTAGAGCAGCACATTCCTTACAATACACATAGAACTGGTGTGGATGCACTGAAACCaatcattaaatgatattatACATCTTACAGGTAAACACACAAGCTTTACCTCACTCATATCtaatattttaatgtaaaatcATGAACAACAAGTGAGAAATAAAcctttcaaatatatttttcaggGCTAACATATCGCATCAATAAAGTACAGAACTCCGTTACAACCAAAATGatgttgtatatttcattagGTGGTTTGTCTTCTGAACCTAAAACCACTAATTCAACTACCGCAAAACACGCtaatagtgaagtgctggggacggaccaatctgattaaaatcttattaaaatACAATCTTTAATCCGCTCCATTTATcctttcattcaaattttgtgcAGTTACACAATAATAAACAGAGCAGATTAACCAGATTGGAGGACGgacaattttgatttgttataaatTTAATTCGTTATATACAATAAGTAATTCATAATCTCTTTTAAAACTACAGAgtattaaggtggctcactacaccctgaaatagtttttcaaatcagcacgaattgatttaatcatgaaagatatgatCAGATGAGACATGTGTATATCATAAGTATGGTCTACTCCgccggatataatgaaattcaggggaccaacctgaattgttcattatatccaaagttcaatataaccaatgctgaacaacacaaatattgctactgggggatttatttttaacttcaatataacagatagttcaatataaccaactTCAACataagtggagtggactgtatataggccaaaatttggataaaaacatgattttcaaaaacatatgaacaaaagactcagGTGGATTCGAACTcaagatctgcggttcaccagcccaatgttttaaccactgagctacaatgatAGATAAACAAAttgatcaatacaaataatttcacaaaacatttaaatcgccatcttgtgacgtagagACTTATAAAGAGTacaagctttagtgtagtgagctagcTACCTTAAAATCATTTCACTGTAAACATGAACTCATCATAACAATGTTCCCCGTTAGGCTGTAACTGTGTTTAACTGTAAAGCAAATTGAATACCCAGGGTAGAAATCACTGGAAATAGATCTCATAAACAGGATTTAACCAAAGGATAGTCCCCAAGACATATGAGTCCAGTTTATCTGTGCGTTTGTGCATCTTAAAATTCAAACTAATTACAAACTCACCAACACTGGCTGGGCCCTTGGGGCTGAGTTGATTTAGTCCGATGTGTGCCCTGACTTCCAGAGGTGATCGCTTTTGTTGAAACGCATGCAATACAGTGTGGTTTCCGAGACCCAGCTCCTAAATACAGAGGTGATTAAGTTTGATATTGTGTGGCTGTAGTCTCAGGTATGACCTCCTCTATTTCTATTCTTTAGTCCTGAACCATCCagtttatttacataaaactCTTCCATTCTTTTATCTCAATGTAATATTGCAAATTAAAAGTTTATGGCATTGTAATATCTTTTACTATTGATAAATTCAAATACACTAAGATTCAAAATTTATGTCACCTAATATGGCTAACAACGAAAAAGAAGAGCAGTTAAACAGTACACAGGAATATCTCGTCGATTTTCAAAGCAGATACAGACGACCATTTCACTAAACAGTGTATATTTCAAACATAATCGTAAGCGTAATCGTATGTTAACAGTTGGTTAATTTAGTGAAACGGCAGTCTGGGCGTTTAGAATATTAGCACGATGGCCcttttatgaaatatgacataaatgtaaaaataaattgagAATAGCACTTTCAAAAGTCTGAATTTCAAATCTAACTGACTAGATTGAATTGTCATCATCAAATTTCAGCATGtttgtattttgatgttttttaaTAAACCAACACGTTTTCTTTAAAATCTGTCCCAGATACTTAATCTAAAGATAAAATAcgagtaataaaaaaaatacttttaaaagtcTATATATTCTCAGTTAAATACATGGTCATTAGAATTAGTCAATGTATTCTGATCATCTTACAACTGAAAATGGATGTTCATGAGTACACACAATCCATAGGGGTGGTTCCATAACATATAAAGATTCACAAGTTCAAGAACCAGtagcctggaggttataaaacttttttgatcACGCTTTCATACTCGGACTCAAACTATGTTCTCTAAATCTACTCGTACTCAAAAGTAAATgctataaaacttttataaaatcattctcacactcaaatggagtacaagCTCAAGATTTTTTGGGTATGTTTCGAAGCTTGCTCATagttatatttaaaacaaaaatgactgagtttgagtatgagtatggtgAAAGTTCTATAACCTATAGGCTGGCCTGTATAACTGAAGGTcagggataaaaaaaaattcatacaatATAGTTACAAATTTACAGTCGTTATTAAATCTTTTGAAACTGTCTACTACTGTATAAGTGTGGGCGCGTCAATTCTGCAAGTGTatctaaataaagtacatgGATTCGATACATTTTTCCTGATTCTTCGGGAACTTACGCTGACTAACTGCCCGTTCTGAAGCAACTTCCCCGCAAATATCAGGTTTACATCTGCCACTGGTATCCCCGTCTTACCACTAATCAAGCTTTTCAGTTCTCTGATTGACGAATCTGTGCTTATTTCTAACGGACACGACGACGAAGAACTGAATTTCACGTTAATAAATAGCTTCGCCATTTATGATTCTGCATTCtgtctactttcactttgaaatTTTACTTCACACGATCTGATTTAAACTGAAAAATGAGAATGTCACTTTATCATTCTAAACGAAATATAccaattttaacatatttcGTTTAATTCTTGGATGccattaacattacatgatggaATATGTGAAAAAAATCATGAGATCATTGTTATTCAGAGCCTTGCTCGCTACTTGCAATTCGACATTTTGTGGGGTAGTGTATTACTACGCAGAATTAGTTTACAAACGACGAATAAAGAAATAACATTTTCCTTACGGAAATAGTATTGTAAAATGCTTGTTAAGTGAATCAATTTTAACAGAATCAATTAGTATAAACTGTGTTCAACAAATCCAAACTACGTATTTAGAACTATATTTTAGTGTATATAGAATAATATTGAGTTCCAAGGTCGTTAAGTAATCTTGAATGATGTGAAATGGCGTTATTTAGAGCAACAACTAGGCTCCTGAGGCCTTCTCTGGAGGG
Above is a genomic segment from Ostrea edulis chromosome 3, xbOstEdul1.1, whole genome shotgun sequence containing:
- the LOC125674137 gene encoding E3 ubiquitin-protein ligase parkin-like isoform X2, with amino-acid sequence MAKLFINVKFSSSSSCPLEISTDSSIRELKSLISGKTGIPVADVNLIFAGKLLQNGQLVSELGLGNHTVLHAFQQKRSPLEVRAHIGLNQLSPKGPASVVHPHQFYVYCKECAALQPGKLRVVCEKCHQGKIILHQEPGSFDDVLQQGRIQGDCQNCGPQQKAKFYFKCTKDHSDLEELQGQCAVLRHIKPNRRNKECITCTDVQHPVLSFPCNKKHLICMECFLSYCVTQLNERRFVEDPGAGYSLPCPAGCPDSLIKDPHHFCLLGTEQYERYKSFAAEEYLLQNGGLMCPALGCGAGLLLEELSQKVICPSCRFEFCRECRDAYHPEEECNTHHTAGASGQEVDNSLEQAMRAHNELESMETIDKISKPCPKCRVKTERSGGCMHMTCSVCKTDWCWICDKEWNRDCQGNHWFG
- the LOC125674137 gene encoding E3 ubiquitin-protein ligase parkin-like isoform X1, with the protein product MAKLFINVKFSSSSSCPLEISTDSSIRELKSLISGKTGIPVADVNLIFAGKLLQNGQLVSELGLGNHTVLHAFQQKRSPLEVRAHIGLNQLSPKGPASVVHPHQFYVYCKECAALQPGKLRVVCEKCHQGKIILHQEPGSFDDVLQQGRIQGDCQNCGPQQKAKFYFKCTKDHSDLEELQGQCAVLRHIKPNRRNKECITCTDVQHPVLSFPCNKKHLICMECFLSYCVTQLNERRFVEDPGAGYSLPCPAGCPDSLIKDPHHFCLLGTEQYERYKSFAAEEYLLQNGGLMCPALGCGAGLLLEELSQKVICPSCRFEFCRECRDAYHPEEECNTHHTAGASGQEVDNSLEQAMRAHNELESMETIDKISKPCPKCRVKTERSAGCPDSLIKDPHHFCLLGTEQIKVADILFQYERHKAFLIWNNVADILFEYQRCKSFGAEEYLLQNGGLMCPALGCGAGFLLEKLSQKVI
- the LOC125674137 gene encoding E3 ubiquitin-protein ligase parkin-like isoform X3, whose product is MAKLFINVKFSSSSSCPLEISTDSSIRELKSLISGKTGIPVADVNLIFAGKLLQNGQLVSELGLGNHTVLHAFQQKRSPLEVRAHIGLNQLSPKGPASVVHPHQFYVYCKECAALQPGKLRVVCEKCHQGKIILHQEPGSFDDVLQQGRIQGDCQNCGPQQKAKFYFKCTKDHSDLEELQGQCAVLRHIKPNRRNKECITCTDVQHPVLSFPCNKKHLICMECFLSYCVTQLNERRFVEDPGAGYSLPCPAGCPDSLIKDPHHFCLLGTEQYERYKSFAAEEYLLQNGGLMCPALGCGAGLLLEELSQKVICPSCRFEFCRECRDAYHPEEECNTHHTAGASGQVMTYFDI